Proteins from a single region of Paenibacillus sp. BIHB 4019:
- a CDS encoding glycoside hydrolase family 43 protein, which yields MMQLPNGEKTAETKSSKSLQPITTQFTQNEGKAIILQRADPWIYKHVDGWYYFTATEPDYNYIELRRSQTIAGLADAEPAAIWHKHESGEMSEKIWAPEIHFIDGRWYIYFASGRTDAGFAHRTYVLENESANPLEGAWTEKGKIIMNWESFNLDATTFEHKGERYLVWAQNDPAIKGNTNLYIAAMENPWTIRGTQIMIATPEFDWEKIGYLVNEGPAVIKRNGSIFISYSASATDFNYCVGLLTASEDSDLLDAASWTKSPMPVFKTDGERGQYGPGHNGFTVAEDGKTDVFVYHARTYKDIEGEPLNDPNRHTFVKQLHWSEDGKPDFNVWN from the coding sequence ATGATGCAGTTGCCAAATGGAGAAAAGACGGCGGAGACAAAATCATCGAAGAGTTTACAGCCGATTACAACGCAATTCACGCAAAATGAGGGGAAAGCGATTATTTTGCAGCGCGCAGACCCTTGGATTTATAAGCATGTAGACGGCTGGTATTATTTCACGGCGACAGAGCCGGATTATAATTATATCGAGCTGCGCCGCTCGCAGACGATTGCGGGCCTTGCTGATGCAGAGCCGGCTGCAATTTGGCACAAGCATGAAAGCGGCGAGATGAGCGAGAAAATTTGGGCCCCGGAAATTCATTTTATCGATGGGCGTTGGTACATTTATTTTGCTTCGGGGCGGACAGATGCAGGCTTTGCCCACCGCACCTATGTGCTTGAAAATGAAAGCGCTAATCCGCTTGAGGGCGCATGGACGGAGAAGGGCAAAATCATAATGAACTGGGAGTCCTTCAATCTGGATGCTACGACGTTTGAGCATAAGGGTGAACGTTATCTAGTGTGGGCGCAAAATGACCCAGCGATCAAAGGCAATACGAATCTGTATATTGCGGCGATGGAAAACCCATGGACGATTCGCGGGACGCAGATTATGATTGCAACTCCAGAATTTGATTGGGAAAAAATTGGCTATTTGGTCAATGAGGGGCCCGCAGTCATTAAGCGGAACGGCAGCATTTTCATCAGCTATTCTGCAAGCGCTACCGATTTTAATTATTGCGTCGGTTTGCTGACGGCCTCTGAGGATAGCGATCTGCTCGATGCGGCTTCATGGACGAAATCGCCGATGCCGGTATTTAAGACTGATGGGGAACGCGGGCAGTATGGCCCGGGGCATAACGGCTTCACTGTAGCAGAGGATGGGAAGACGGATGTATTTGTATACCATGCCCGCACGTACAAGGACATTGAGGGGGAACCGCTCAATGATCCGAATCGTCATACGTTCGTTAAGCAGCTGCATTGGTCAGAGGATGGCAAACCTGATTTTAATGTGTGGAATTAA